Proteins encoded together in one Zonotrichia leucophrys gambelii isolate GWCS_2022_RI chromosome 1, RI_Zleu_2.0, whole genome shotgun sequence window:
- the POGLUT2 gene encoding protein O-glucosyltransferase 2 isoform X2 — translation MRALWPLCLALGAAAAAGGGGRPSAERSAVWGPGLRAAAVLPARYFYVQAVDARGLRFTSSPGENAFQVKITAPEEQFTRVGVQVLDRKDGSFLVRYRMYASYKSLRIEVKTGDKHVAKSPYILKGPVYHENCDCPQEDSSAWLEEMNCPQTIPQIQRDLANFPTVDPDKIAEEIPQRFGQRQSLCHYTIKDNEVYIKTYGEHVGFRIFMDAILLSLTRKVKMPDVEFFVNLGDWPLEKRKPPQNLHPIFSWCGSSESKDIVMPTYDLTDSVLETMGRVSLDMMSVQANTGPSWEDKNTTAFWRGRDSRKERLELVKLSRKYPEIIDAAFTNFFFFKHDENLYGPIVKHISFFDFFKYKYQINIDGTVAAYRLPYLLAGNSVVLKQDSIYYEHFYNELQPWKHYIPFKSDLSDLLEKLQWAKDHDEEAKNIAKSGQEFARNNLMGDHIFCYYFKLFQEYASLQVSEPKIRDGMEKVQQPDDDLFPCTCHRKKAKDEL, via the exons ATGCGTGCGCTGTGGCCGCTGTGCCTCGCCCTGGGAgccgcggcggccgcgggcgggggcgggcggccGAGCGCGGAGCGCAGCGCCGTGTGGGGGCCCGGGCTGCGCGCCGCGGCCGTGCTCCCCGCGCGGTACTTCTATGTGCAGGCCGTGGACGCCCGAGGGCTGAG GTTCACTTCATCACCAGGTGAAAATGCATTCCAGGTGAAGATCACTGCTCCTGAAGAACAGTTCACTCGTGTTGGTGTGCAGGTATTGGACAGGAAAGATGGTTCCTTCCTCGTGAGATACAGGATGTATGCGAGCTACAAAAGCCTGAGGATAGAAGTCAAAACTGGAGATAAGCATGTTGCAAAGTCtccatatattttaaaag GACCTGTTTACCATGAAAACTGTGACTGCCCTCAGGAGGATAGCAGTGCATGGCTGGAAGAGATGAACTGCCCTCAAACCATTCCACAGATTCAGAGAGACTTAGCAAATTTTCCCACTGTTGACCCAGATAAGATTGCAGAAGAAATTCCGCAGAGGTTTGGACAAAGACAGAGTTTGTGTCACTACACCATCAAAGACAATGAG gTTTATATAAAGACATACGGGGAACATGTTGGCTTCAGAATTTTCATGGATGCCATACTGCTTTCTTTGACCAGAAAA GTGAAAATGCCAGATGTAgaattttttgttaatttgggGGACTGGcctctggagaaaaggaagccCCCACAGAACTTGCACCCGATCTTCTCGTGGTGTGGTTCCAGTGAGTCAAAAGACATTGTCATGCCAACATACGACTTAACAGACTCCGTTTTGGAGACGATGGGACG AGTCAGCCTGGATATGATGTCAGTCCAAGCAAACACTGGCCCATCGTGGGAAGACAAGAACACCACAGCCTTCTGGAGAGGACGTGACAGCCGCAAAGAGAGGCTTGAGCTTGTAAAACTCAGCAGGAAATATCCAGAGATCATAGATGCTGCTTtcacaaacttttttttctttaaacatgaTGAAAACCTCTATGGTCCTATTGTTAAGcacatttcattttttgatttttttaag tatAAATATCAAATTAATATTGATGGCACAGTGGCAGCATATAGATTGCCTTATCTACTAGCAGGAAACAGTGTGGTGCTAAAGCAAGACTCCATCTACTATGAGCACTTTTATAATGAGCTGCAGCCATGGAAACACTACATTCCATTTAAAAGTGACCTGAGTGATCTGCTAGAAAAACTACAGTGGGCAAAAGATCATGATGAAGAG gcaaaaaatattgcaaaatctggACAAGAATTTGCAAGAAACAATCTCATGGGAGACCACATTTTTTGTTACTATTTCAAACTTTTCCAG GAATATGCCAGCTTGCAAGTGAGTGAACCAAAAATCAGAGATGGGATGGAGAAGGTGCAGCAGCCTGATGATGACCTTTTCCCATGCACTTGCCACCGAAAAAAG GCCAAAGATGAACTCTGA
- the TEX30 gene encoding testis-expressed protein 30 isoform X2, producing the protein MSGRAEVKVKIPFGNKYLDAIFSVPEKKPTYGVILTHGAGGDMNFPHLVSLAAYLASHGVLCLRFTCKGLNVAYRTKAFKAVVEYLKLCDDYKLSGVFLAGRSMGSRAAASVIRQLNQGDDDDDDDDDGFIQGLVCLSYPLHRPKLQSKLRDEDLLLITRPVLFVSGSADEMCEKQLLEGVVSKMKAPKKIHWIDKANHGMAVKGRTADDVMEEVNAQVFSWLRENVQLQQK; encoded by the exons ATGAGCGGGCGGGCGGAG GTTAAAGTGAAAATACCTTTTGGAAACAAATACCTTGATGCTATCTTCTCTGTCCCAGAGAAGAAACCAACATATGGAGTGATTCTTACTCATGGAGCTGGAGGAGACATGAATTTCCCTCATTTGGTGTCCTTGGCAGCCTATCTTGCATCCCATGGAGTTCTGTGCCTGCGGTTTACTTGTAAAGGCCTTAATGTTGCCTACAGGACTAAGGCTTTCAAAGCAGTTGTG GAATACTTAAAACTTTGTGATGATTATAAACTTTCTGGTGTTTTCCTTGCAG GCCGTTCCATGGGCTCAcgagctgctgcctctgtgatACGTCAGCTGAACCagggtgatgatgatgatgatgatgatgatgatggctTCATTCAAGGTCTCGTGTGTTTATCTTACCCATTGCATCGACCAAAACTGCAGTCCAAGCTCCGGGATGAGGATTTGTTACTGATCACACGTCCAGTGCTGTTTGTCTCGGGATCAGCAGATGAGATGTGTGAAAAA CAATTGCTAGAAGGTGTGGTGAGCAAAATGAAAGcccctaaaaaaatccattggATTGATAAAGCAAACCATGGGATGGCAGTCAAAGGACGAACAGCAGATGATGTCATGGAAGAAGTAAATGCACAGGTTTTTTCTTGGCTTAGAGAGAATGTTCAActgcagcaaaaataa
- the BIVM gene encoding basic immunoglobulin-like variable motif-containing protein isoform X1, whose product MPTISEDEKENGSGNNGNTENRPGKESPEASLHDPVKPYCMSDASTASLVSREDGHYPWGCPVTHTREKFYTICSDYAFLNRVTSICKSPSASVSACLSSSAALNVGNNTPNLLSVQTGASEIIYNEDANLESLPGKLGKLPLAWEIDKSEFNGGNSNLKSKAGNMKKQGTKKKSVDKKSKQYRECPQRSALEDVKERKVLDLRRWYCVSRPQYKTSCGISSLVSCWNFLYSTLGAGSLPPITQEEALHILGFQPPFEEIRFGPFTGNTTLMRWFRQINDHFHIKGCSYVLYKPHGKNKTAGETAAGALAKLTRGLKDESMAYIYHCQNHYFCPIGFEATPVKASKAYRLLDLDSGDLGSVPSSTTDFQCDFRGRVLQQEVEYWILIGEPSRKHPTIHCKRWTDIVTDLNTQNPEYLDIRHLERGLQHRKTKKVGGNLHCIIAFQRLNWQRFGPWNFPFGNVRQNKQSQTQGQGISKSESEDNISKKQHGRLGRSFSASFHQESVWKKSNLRERRNSGYQSYNDYDGND is encoded by the exons ATGCCTACTATttcagaagatgaaaaagaaaatggttcTGGAAATAATGGCAACACTGAAAACAGACCTGGGAAAGAATCCCCAGAAGCTTCTCTTCACGATCCCGTGAAGCCATACTGCATGTCAGACGCCTCCACTGCATCCTTGGTGTCTAGGGAAGATGGGCATTATCCATGGGGATGTCCTGTGACTCATACAAGGGAGAAGTTTTATACCATCTGTTCAGACTATGCTTTTTTAAACAGAGTCACATCTATTTGTAAAAGTCCAAGTGCTTCAGTTAGTGCCTGCCTATCAAGTAGTGCTGCCTTAAATGTTGGGAATAACACACCTAACTTACTCAGCGTTCAAACTGGTGCTTCAGAGATTATCTACAATGAGGATGCTAACTTGGAAAGCTTGCCTGGCAAACTTGGAAAGCTTCCACTGGCATGGGAAATAGACAAATCTGAGTTCAATGGCGGGAACTCAAATCTGAAGAGCAAAGCAG GCAACATGAAGAAACAAGGGACAAAGAAAAAATCCGTggacaaaaaaagcaaacaatacAGGGAGTGTCCTCAACGTTCAGCTCTTGAAGACGTGAAGGAGAGAAAAGTGTTGGACCTTCGGAGATG GTATTGTGTTAGCCGACCTCAATACAAGACTTCCTGTGGAATTTCATCCTTAGTGTCTTGCTGGAATTTCTTATATAGTACACTGGGAGCTGGAAG tttaccCCCCATCACTCAAGAAGAAGCCTTGCATATACTGGGTTTTCAGCCCCCATTTGAGGAGATTAGGTTTGGTCCCTTCACTGGAAATACAACTCTAATGAG ATGGTTTAGGCAGATAAATGATCACTTCCATATCAAGGGATGCTCATATGTTCTGTATAAACCTCATGGGAAGAACAAGACAGCTGGAGAAACTG CTGCAGGGGCCCTAGCCAAGCTAACACGTGGACTGAAGGATGAATCAATGGCCTACATCTACCATTGCCAAAACCATTATTTTTGCCCAATTGGATTTGAAGCGACCCCAGTAAAAGCTAGTAAAGCCTATAG GTTGCTGGATTTGGACTCGGGAGACCTGGGTTCGGTTCCCAGTTCAACCACAGACTTCCAGTGTGACTTTAG AGGTCGTGTCTTGCAGCAAGAAGTAGAATATTGGATCTTAATTGGAGAGCCCAGCAGAAAGCATCCAACAATACATTGTAAAAG GTGGACAGATATTGTCACTGACCTAAACACTCAAAATCCAGAATATCTAGATATTCGACACCTAGAGAGAGGATTGCAACATCGAAAAACAAAGAAG GTTGGAGGTAATCTTCATTGCATCATTGCCTTTCAGAGACTTAACTGGCAAAGGTTTGGTCCTTGGAATTTTCCATTTGGGAACGTTAGACAGAATAAACAGTCCCAAACACAAGGGCAAGGAATTTCCAAATCTGAGAGTGAAGACAATATATCTAAGAAACAACACGGGCGACTGGGTCGATCTTTCAGTGCTAGCTTTCATCAAGAATCTGTGTGGAAGAAATCTAATCTTCGGGAGAGGAGGAACAGTGGGTATCAGAGTTACAATGATTATGATGGAAATGATTAA
- the POGLUT2 gene encoding protein O-glucosyltransferase 2 isoform X1, translating to MRALWPLCLALGAAAAAGGGGRPSAERSAVWGPGLRAAAVLPARYFYVQAVDARGLRFTSSPGENAFQVKITAPEEQFTRVGVQVLDRKDGSFLVRYRMYASYKSLRIEVKTGDKHVAKSPYILKGPVYHENCDCPQEDSSAWLEEMNCPQTIPQIQRDLANFPTVDPDKIAEEIPQRFGQRQSLCHYTIKDNEVYIKTYGEHVGFRIFMDAILLSLTRKVKMPDVEFFVNLGDWPLEKRKPPQNLHPIFSWCGSSESKDIVMPTYDLTDSVLETMGRVSLDMMSVQANTGPSWEDKNTTAFWRGRDSRKERLELVKLSRKYPEIIDAAFTNFFFFKHDENLYGPIVKHISFFDFFKYKYQINIDGTVAAYRLPYLLAGNSVVLKQDSIYYEHFYNELQPWKHYIPFKSDLSDLLEKLQWAKDHDEEAKNIAKSGQEFARNNLMGDHIFCYYFKLFQEYASLQVSEPKIRDGMEKVQQPDDDLFPCTCHRKKVQSMQG from the exons ATGCGTGCGCTGTGGCCGCTGTGCCTCGCCCTGGGAgccgcggcggccgcgggcgggggcgggcggccGAGCGCGGAGCGCAGCGCCGTGTGGGGGCCCGGGCTGCGCGCCGCGGCCGTGCTCCCCGCGCGGTACTTCTATGTGCAGGCCGTGGACGCCCGAGGGCTGAG GTTCACTTCATCACCAGGTGAAAATGCATTCCAGGTGAAGATCACTGCTCCTGAAGAACAGTTCACTCGTGTTGGTGTGCAGGTATTGGACAGGAAAGATGGTTCCTTCCTCGTGAGATACAGGATGTATGCGAGCTACAAAAGCCTGAGGATAGAAGTCAAAACTGGAGATAAGCATGTTGCAAAGTCtccatatattttaaaag GACCTGTTTACCATGAAAACTGTGACTGCCCTCAGGAGGATAGCAGTGCATGGCTGGAAGAGATGAACTGCCCTCAAACCATTCCACAGATTCAGAGAGACTTAGCAAATTTTCCCACTGTTGACCCAGATAAGATTGCAGAAGAAATTCCGCAGAGGTTTGGACAAAGACAGAGTTTGTGTCACTACACCATCAAAGACAATGAG gTTTATATAAAGACATACGGGGAACATGTTGGCTTCAGAATTTTCATGGATGCCATACTGCTTTCTTTGACCAGAAAA GTGAAAATGCCAGATGTAgaattttttgttaatttgggGGACTGGcctctggagaaaaggaagccCCCACAGAACTTGCACCCGATCTTCTCGTGGTGTGGTTCCAGTGAGTCAAAAGACATTGTCATGCCAACATACGACTTAACAGACTCCGTTTTGGAGACGATGGGACG AGTCAGCCTGGATATGATGTCAGTCCAAGCAAACACTGGCCCATCGTGGGAAGACAAGAACACCACAGCCTTCTGGAGAGGACGTGACAGCCGCAAAGAGAGGCTTGAGCTTGTAAAACTCAGCAGGAAATATCCAGAGATCATAGATGCTGCTTtcacaaacttttttttctttaaacatgaTGAAAACCTCTATGGTCCTATTGTTAAGcacatttcattttttgatttttttaag tatAAATATCAAATTAATATTGATGGCACAGTGGCAGCATATAGATTGCCTTATCTACTAGCAGGAAACAGTGTGGTGCTAAAGCAAGACTCCATCTACTATGAGCACTTTTATAATGAGCTGCAGCCATGGAAACACTACATTCCATTTAAAAGTGACCTGAGTGATCTGCTAGAAAAACTACAGTGGGCAAAAGATCATGATGAAGAG gcaaaaaatattgcaaaatctggACAAGAATTTGCAAGAAACAATCTCATGGGAGACCACATTTTTTGTTACTATTTCAAACTTTTCCAG GAATATGCCAGCTTGCAAGTGAGTGAACCAAAAATCAGAGATGGGATGGAGAAGGTGCAGCAGCCTGATGATGACCTTTTCCCATGCACTTGCCACCGAAAAAAGGTACAGTCCATGCAGGGTTAA
- the TEX30 gene encoding testis-expressed protein 30 isoform X1: MEALCPPGALAEPVLSPVESSPLCRLLLHSLVKVKIPFGNKYLDAIFSVPEKKPTYGVILTHGAGGDMNFPHLVSLAAYLASHGVLCLRFTCKGLNVAYRTKAFKAVVEYLKLCDDYKLSGVFLAGRSMGSRAAASVIRQLNQGDDDDDDDDDGFIQGLVCLSYPLHRPKLQSKLRDEDLLLITRPVLFVSGSADEMCEKQLLEGVVSKMKAPKKIHWIDKANHGMAVKGRTADDVMEEVNAQVFSWLRENVQLQQK, translated from the exons ATGGaggccctgtgtccccctggaGCTTTGGCTGAacctgtgctgtcccctgtTGAGTCGTCGCCTCTGTGCAGGCTGCTGCTTCACTCACTG GTTAAAGTGAAAATACCTTTTGGAAACAAATACCTTGATGCTATCTTCTCTGTCCCAGAGAAGAAACCAACATATGGAGTGATTCTTACTCATGGAGCTGGAGGAGACATGAATTTCCCTCATTTGGTGTCCTTGGCAGCCTATCTTGCATCCCATGGAGTTCTGTGCCTGCGGTTTACTTGTAAAGGCCTTAATGTTGCCTACAGGACTAAGGCTTTCAAAGCAGTTGTG GAATACTTAAAACTTTGTGATGATTATAAACTTTCTGGTGTTTTCCTTGCAG GCCGTTCCATGGGCTCAcgagctgctgcctctgtgatACGTCAGCTGAACCagggtgatgatgatgatgatgatgatgatgatggctTCATTCAAGGTCTCGTGTGTTTATCTTACCCATTGCATCGACCAAAACTGCAGTCCAAGCTCCGGGATGAGGATTTGTTACTGATCACACGTCCAGTGCTGTTTGTCTCGGGATCAGCAGATGAGATGTGTGAAAAA CAATTGCTAGAAGGTGTGGTGAGCAAAATGAAAGcccctaaaaaaatccattggATTGATAAAGCAAACCATGGGATGGCAGTCAAAGGACGAACAGCAGATGATGTCATGGAAGAAGTAAATGCACAGGTTTTTTCTTGGCTTAGAGAGAATGTTCAActgcagcaaaaataa
- the POGLUT2 gene encoding protein O-glucosyltransferase 2 isoform X3: MYASYKSLRIEVKTGDKHVAKSPYILKGPVYHENCDCPQEDSSAWLEEMNCPQTIPQIQRDLANFPTVDPDKIAEEIPQRFGQRQSLCHYTIKDNEVYIKTYGEHVGFRIFMDAILLSLTRKVKMPDVEFFVNLGDWPLEKRKPPQNLHPIFSWCGSSESKDIVMPTYDLTDSVLETMGRVSLDMMSVQANTGPSWEDKNTTAFWRGRDSRKERLELVKLSRKYPEIIDAAFTNFFFFKHDENLYGPIVKHISFFDFFKYKYQINIDGTVAAYRLPYLLAGNSVVLKQDSIYYEHFYNELQPWKHYIPFKSDLSDLLEKLQWAKDHDEEAKNIAKSGQEFARNNLMGDHIFCYYFKLFQEYASLQVSEPKIRDGMEKVQQPDDDLFPCTCHRKKVQSMQG, translated from the exons ATGTATGCGAGCTACAAAAGCCTGAGGATAGAAGTCAAAACTGGAGATAAGCATGTTGCAAAGTCtccatatattttaaaag GACCTGTTTACCATGAAAACTGTGACTGCCCTCAGGAGGATAGCAGTGCATGGCTGGAAGAGATGAACTGCCCTCAAACCATTCCACAGATTCAGAGAGACTTAGCAAATTTTCCCACTGTTGACCCAGATAAGATTGCAGAAGAAATTCCGCAGAGGTTTGGACAAAGACAGAGTTTGTGTCACTACACCATCAAAGACAATGAG gTTTATATAAAGACATACGGGGAACATGTTGGCTTCAGAATTTTCATGGATGCCATACTGCTTTCTTTGACCAGAAAA GTGAAAATGCCAGATGTAgaattttttgttaatttgggGGACTGGcctctggagaaaaggaagccCCCACAGAACTTGCACCCGATCTTCTCGTGGTGTGGTTCCAGTGAGTCAAAAGACATTGTCATGCCAACATACGACTTAACAGACTCCGTTTTGGAGACGATGGGACG AGTCAGCCTGGATATGATGTCAGTCCAAGCAAACACTGGCCCATCGTGGGAAGACAAGAACACCACAGCCTTCTGGAGAGGACGTGACAGCCGCAAAGAGAGGCTTGAGCTTGTAAAACTCAGCAGGAAATATCCAGAGATCATAGATGCTGCTTtcacaaacttttttttctttaaacatgaTGAAAACCTCTATGGTCCTATTGTTAAGcacatttcattttttgatttttttaag tatAAATATCAAATTAATATTGATGGCACAGTGGCAGCATATAGATTGCCTTATCTACTAGCAGGAAACAGTGTGGTGCTAAAGCAAGACTCCATCTACTATGAGCACTTTTATAATGAGCTGCAGCCATGGAAACACTACATTCCATTTAAAAGTGACCTGAGTGATCTGCTAGAAAAACTACAGTGGGCAAAAGATCATGATGAAGAG gcaaaaaatattgcaaaatctggACAAGAATTTGCAAGAAACAATCTCATGGGAGACCACATTTTTTGTTACTATTTCAAACTTTTCCAG GAATATGCCAGCTTGCAAGTGAGTGAACCAAAAATCAGAGATGGGATGGAGAAGGTGCAGCAGCCTGATGATGACCTTTTCCCATGCACTTGCCACCGAAAAAAGGTACAGTCCATGCAGGGTTAA
- the BIVM gene encoding basic immunoglobulin-like variable motif-containing protein isoform X2: MPTISEDEKENGSGNNGNTENRPGKESPEASLHDPVKPYCMSDASTASLVSREDGHYPWGCPVTHTREKFYTICSDYAFLNRVTSICKSPSASVSACLSSSAALNVGNNTPNLLSVQTGASEIIYNEDANLESLPGKLGKLPLAWEIDKSEFNGGNSNLKSKAGNMKKQGTKKKSVDKKSKQYRECPQRSALEDVKERKVLDLRRWYCVSRPQYKTSCGISSLVSCWNFLYSTLGAGSLPPITQEEALHILGFQPPFEEIRFGPFTGNTTLMRWFRQINDHFHIKGCSYVLYKPHGKNKTAGETAAGALAKLTRGLKDESMAYIYHCQNHYFCPIGFEATPVKASKAYRGRVLQQEVEYWILIGEPSRKHPTIHCKRWTDIVTDLNTQNPEYLDIRHLERGLQHRKTKKVGGNLHCIIAFQRLNWQRFGPWNFPFGNVRQNKQSQTQGQGISKSESEDNISKKQHGRLGRSFSASFHQESVWKKSNLRERRNSGYQSYNDYDGND, translated from the exons ATGCCTACTATttcagaagatgaaaaagaaaatggttcTGGAAATAATGGCAACACTGAAAACAGACCTGGGAAAGAATCCCCAGAAGCTTCTCTTCACGATCCCGTGAAGCCATACTGCATGTCAGACGCCTCCACTGCATCCTTGGTGTCTAGGGAAGATGGGCATTATCCATGGGGATGTCCTGTGACTCATACAAGGGAGAAGTTTTATACCATCTGTTCAGACTATGCTTTTTTAAACAGAGTCACATCTATTTGTAAAAGTCCAAGTGCTTCAGTTAGTGCCTGCCTATCAAGTAGTGCTGCCTTAAATGTTGGGAATAACACACCTAACTTACTCAGCGTTCAAACTGGTGCTTCAGAGATTATCTACAATGAGGATGCTAACTTGGAAAGCTTGCCTGGCAAACTTGGAAAGCTTCCACTGGCATGGGAAATAGACAAATCTGAGTTCAATGGCGGGAACTCAAATCTGAAGAGCAAAGCAG GCAACATGAAGAAACAAGGGACAAAGAAAAAATCCGTggacaaaaaaagcaaacaatacAGGGAGTGTCCTCAACGTTCAGCTCTTGAAGACGTGAAGGAGAGAAAAGTGTTGGACCTTCGGAGATG GTATTGTGTTAGCCGACCTCAATACAAGACTTCCTGTGGAATTTCATCCTTAGTGTCTTGCTGGAATTTCTTATATAGTACACTGGGAGCTGGAAG tttaccCCCCATCACTCAAGAAGAAGCCTTGCATATACTGGGTTTTCAGCCCCCATTTGAGGAGATTAGGTTTGGTCCCTTCACTGGAAATACAACTCTAATGAG ATGGTTTAGGCAGATAAATGATCACTTCCATATCAAGGGATGCTCATATGTTCTGTATAAACCTCATGGGAAGAACAAGACAGCTGGAGAAACTG CTGCAGGGGCCCTAGCCAAGCTAACACGTGGACTGAAGGATGAATCAATGGCCTACATCTACCATTGCCAAAACCATTATTTTTGCCCAATTGGATTTGAAGCGACCCCAGTAAAAGCTAGTAAAGCCTATAG AGGTCGTGTCTTGCAGCAAGAAGTAGAATATTGGATCTTAATTGGAGAGCCCAGCAGAAAGCATCCAACAATACATTGTAAAAG GTGGACAGATATTGTCACTGACCTAAACACTCAAAATCCAGAATATCTAGATATTCGACACCTAGAGAGAGGATTGCAACATCGAAAAACAAAGAAG GTTGGAGGTAATCTTCATTGCATCATTGCCTTTCAGAGACTTAACTGGCAAAGGTTTGGTCCTTGGAATTTTCCATTTGGGAACGTTAGACAGAATAAACAGTCCCAAACACAAGGGCAAGGAATTTCCAAATCTGAGAGTGAAGACAATATATCTAAGAAACAACACGGGCGACTGGGTCGATCTTTCAGTGCTAGCTTTCATCAAGAATCTGTGTGGAAGAAATCTAATCTTCGGGAGAGGAGGAACAGTGGGTATCAGAGTTACAATGATTATGATGGAAATGATTAA